Proteins encoded within one genomic window of Pararhizobium capsulatum DSM 1112:
- the gmk gene encoding guanylate kinase: MSPTRRPSSITIPRRGLMLVISSPSGAGKSTIARHLLEADPQMSISVSVTTRQRRPSEIEGRHYFFKSVREFESLRKTDALLEWAEVHGNFYGTPRDAVEQAMAAGRDMLFDIDWQGAQQLQEKMAGDVVSIFILPPNMAELQSRLHRRAEDTEEVIATRLANSRSEIEHWLEYDYIVVNEDLDSAFASVQAIVEAERLRRDRRPGLFEFVNGLLTENPF; the protein is encoded by the coding sequence ATGAGCCCCACCCGCCGCCCTTCCTCCATCACCATTCCGCGCCGCGGCCTGATGCTGGTTATCTCATCGCCCTCCGGTGCGGGAAAATCGACGATTGCACGCCACCTGCTGGAAGCCGATCCGCAGATGAGCATTTCCGTCAGCGTCACCACCCGCCAGCGCCGGCCGAGCGAAATCGAGGGGCGCCACTACTTCTTCAAGTCCGTCCGCGAATTCGAGAGCCTGCGCAAGACCGACGCACTGCTCGAATGGGCGGAGGTTCATGGCAATTTCTACGGAACCCCGCGAGACGCTGTCGAGCAGGCGATGGCCGCGGGCCGCGACATGCTGTTCGACATCGATTGGCAGGGCGCCCAGCAGCTTCAGGAAAAGATGGCCGGCGATGTGGTCTCTATCTTCATCCTGCCGCCCAACATGGCCGAACTGCAATCACGACTGCACCGCCGCGCGGAAGACACCGAAGAAGTCATCGCCACCCGGCTCGCCAACTCCCGCTCCGAGATCGAGCATTGGCTGGAATACGACTATATCGTCGTCAACGAAGACCTCGACAGCGCCTTCGCCTCGGTCCAGGCGATTGTCGAGGCTGAACGCCTGCGCCGCGACCGGCGGCCCGGCCTGTTCGAATTCGTCAATGGATTGCTGACGGAAAATCCGTTCTGA
- the rsmA gene encoding 16S rRNA (adenine(1518)-N(6)/adenine(1519)-N(6))-dimethyltransferase RsmA, with protein sequence MAAIDGLPPLRDVISRHGLDARKALGQNFLLDLNLTQKIARTAGPLDGVTVIEVGPGPGGLTRAILSLGAKKVIAIERDSRCLPALAEISDHYPGRLDVIEGDALKVDFETLVTDGSSVRIISNLPYNVGTQLLLNWLLVKSWPPFYQSLTLMFQREVGLRIVAQEDDDHYGRLGVLCGWRTNARMAFDVPPQAFTPPPKVTSSVVHLEPNENPIPCRTEALERVTHAAFGQRRKMLRQSVKSLGGEALLAKADIDPQRRAETLSVEEFCRLANCL encoded by the coding sequence ATGGCGGCGATCGACGGCCTGCCGCCGCTGCGCGACGTCATTTCGCGCCACGGACTCGATGCCAGGAAGGCGTTGGGACAGAACTTCCTTCTTGATCTGAACCTGACGCAGAAAATTGCCCGTACGGCTGGGCCTCTCGACGGTGTGACCGTCATTGAGGTTGGCCCCGGTCCCGGTGGCCTCACCCGCGCCATCCTGTCGCTCGGAGCGAAGAAGGTCATCGCCATCGAGCGCGACAGCCGCTGCCTGCCGGCCCTTGCCGAAATCTCCGATCACTATCCCGGTCGTCTCGACGTGATCGAGGGTGATGCACTGAAAGTGGATTTCGAAACGCTGGTGACTGACGGCAGCTCCGTGCGCATCATTTCCAACCTGCCCTACAATGTCGGTACGCAGTTGCTTCTCAACTGGCTGCTGGTCAAGTCCTGGCCACCCTTCTACCAGTCGCTAACACTGATGTTCCAGCGTGAGGTGGGCCTCAGGATCGTGGCGCAGGAGGATGACGACCACTACGGCCGGCTCGGCGTGCTCTGCGGCTGGCGCACGAACGCCCGCATGGCCTTCGATGTGCCGCCACAGGCCTTCACGCCGCCGCCCAAGGTCACATCATCGGTCGTTCATCTCGAACCGAATGAAAACCCGATCCCCTGCCGCACGGAAGCCCTGGAACGCGTCACGCACGCCGCCTTCGGCCAGCGGCGCAAAATGCTGCGCCAGAGTGTCAAATCGCTTGGTGGCGAAGCTTTGCTGGCCAAGGCAGATATCGATCCGCAGCGACGGGCTGAAACGCTGTCGGTCGAGGAATTCTGCCGGCTGGCGAATTGCCTTTGA
- the pdxA gene encoding 4-hydroxythreonine-4-phosphate dehydrogenase PdxA, with the protein MTEHNPAPLALSMGDPAGIGLDISLEAWLRRREWKTPPFLLIGDPAALLERAHLLGHDVSVREVEARGASSMFPDALPVLPIGCAAPVVAGVPDSRNADAIIGAIEEAVRLTMAGETAAVVTCPIAKSVLYDAGFGFPGHTEFLADLGERAIGRKLLPVMLLAGPKLRAVPVTIHIPLKDVPEQLTADLIYRTCAVVIADLKARFGLSQPRLAVAGLNPHAGEGGALGLEDDAIIRPVIERLINEGHDVTGPRPADTMFHDRTRATYDVAICMYHDQALIPAKALGFDDSVNATLGLPFIRTSPDHGTAFSLTGKGIARADSLMAALRMARELADNVDREQA; encoded by the coding sequence ATGACAGAGCACAATCCGGCGCCGCTGGCGCTTAGCATGGGCGATCCGGCCGGAATCGGGCTCGACATCAGCTTGGAAGCCTGGCTGAGGCGGCGTGAATGGAAGACGCCGCCTTTTCTGCTGATCGGCGATCCGGCGGCGCTCCTTGAACGCGCGCACCTGCTGGGCCATGACGTTTCCGTCCGCGAAGTCGAAGCACGCGGTGCGTCCTCGATGTTTCCAGATGCCCTTCCCGTCCTGCCAATAGGATGCGCCGCGCCTGTCGTGGCTGGCGTGCCGGATTCGCGCAATGCGGACGCGATCATCGGAGCGATCGAGGAAGCCGTACGCCTCACCATGGCGGGCGAGACAGCGGCCGTCGTTACCTGCCCGATCGCCAAATCCGTTCTTTATGATGCTGGCTTCGGCTTTCCAGGCCATACCGAATTCCTTGCCGATCTCGGTGAACGCGCCATCGGCCGCAAGCTCCTGCCGGTCATGCTGCTTGCAGGCCCAAAGCTTCGTGCGGTGCCGGTGACGATCCATATTCCGCTGAAGGATGTGCCGGAGCAGCTGACAGCCGACCTGATCTACCGGACCTGCGCCGTGGTGATTGCCGATCTCAAGGCACGGTTTGGCCTCAGCCAGCCGCGCCTTGCCGTTGCTGGCCTCAATCCGCATGCAGGCGAAGGCGGTGCGCTGGGACTGGAGGATGACGCGATCATCCGCCCGGTCATCGAAAGACTTATCAACGAGGGACATGACGTAACCGGCCCCCGGCCCGCAGACACCATGTTCCATGACCGTACCCGCGCAACCTATGACGTGGCGATCTGCATGTATCACGACCAGGCGCTTATTCCCGCCAAGGCACTCGGCTTCGACGACAGCGTCAATGCGACGCTCGGCCTGCCCTTCATTCGCACCTCGCCCGACCACGGCACGGCCTTCAGCCTCACCGGCAAGGGTATCGCTCGTGCAGACAGCCTGATGGCAGCGCTCAGGATGGCGCGCGAGCTTGCGGACAATGTTGACAGGGAGCAAGCATGA
- a CDS encoding peptidylprolyl isomerase, with translation MGGTFSVKRALAATIIAGMLAGSMVSATAPSAYAASSVAVIVNNTPITSGDIAKRVAFMRLQKLGGGAAEARKELIDEALKRDEILRIRVSVGTSDVDAAVARFAAGNKLSVEQLSQILDKSGVTLDHFKQYVAVAMSWPRAVNLRYNSGNNGRLSNEELVRRMQENGGKKPVTTEYFLQQVIFVVPAAKRNSIIGKRQAEANASRAKFPGCEQAKVFAATMRDVSIRNLGRMMIQEIPEDWKGLVEKAGEGNTTGTRVTEKGVEYLAICKKREVNDDLAAEVVFRAEDIGKKQGGEDPNSKKYLDELRAKAQILNK, from the coding sequence ATGGGTGGAACATTTTCGGTGAAGCGCGCGCTGGCGGCAACAATCATTGCCGGCATGCTGGCCGGCTCCATGGTATCAGCGACGGCTCCGTCAGCCTATGCAGCGAGCTCTGTGGCCGTTATCGTCAACAATACTCCCATAACATCGGGGGATATTGCCAAGCGTGTGGCCTTCATGCGCCTGCAGAAGCTGGGTGGCGGTGCCGCCGAAGCGCGCAAGGAATTGATCGATGAGGCGCTCAAGCGTGACGAAATTCTCCGTATTCGCGTTTCCGTGGGCACCAGCGACGTGGATGCCGCCGTGGCGCGCTTTGCTGCCGGCAACAAGCTCAGCGTCGAGCAGCTCTCCCAGATCCTGGATAAGTCCGGTGTCACACTCGACCATTTCAAGCAATATGTCGCCGTTGCCATGAGCTGGCCGCGGGCGGTTAACCTGCGTTACAACAGTGGCAACAACGGTCGCCTCTCAAATGAGGAACTGGTACGCCGAATGCAGGAAAACGGCGGCAAGAAGCCGGTCACGACCGAGTACTTCCTGCAGCAGGTCATTTTCGTCGTGCCGGCGGCCAAGCGCAATTCGATCATTGGCAAGCGCCAGGCGGAGGCGAATGCCTCACGCGCTAAATTCCCCGGCTGCGAACAGGCCAAGGTTTTTGCCGCGACCATGCGTGACGTCTCGATCCGCAACCTCGGCCGCATGATGATCCAGGAAATTCCAGAGGACTGGAAGGGACTGGTCGAAAAGGCCGGAGAAGGCAACACGACAGGCACCCGCGTCACGGAAAAGGGCGTCGAATATCTTGCCATCTGCAAGAAGCGCGAGGTTAATGACGACCTCGCGGCGGAGGTCGTCTTCCGTGCCGAAGATATCGGCAAGAAGCAGGGAGGCGAGGATCCCAACAGCAAGAAATATCTGGACGAACTGCGCGCCAAGGCCCAGATCCTCAACAAGTAA
- a CDS encoding LPS-assembly protein LptD, with protein sequence MAAGNRKHNRLLTAILLSGVAFTAMIPGMIAPAWAQTTNIDSLQPSVPEDAKMLLSANEMVYNRDTERVIVRGAVQINYGGYQMVAQQVEYSQKTGRIVATGEIELIEPGGNKVYADRMDVTDDFGNGFVEAMRIETTDLTKLAAVNGERVNGEEIILHNAVYTACTPCATNPDHKSLWQIKAQRIIQNGKTHTVRLENAKFELFGKPIVFLPVMEIPDHTVKRKSGFLFPTLKYTQKLGAGVSVPYYWAISPYMDATLTATGLTRQGFLMEGEFRQSFESGEHILRMAGISQMDRSSFSAGTVDEQEQARGMIASKAKFEINPRWTFGWDVLVQSDNNFAKTYELSTFDGRTLTNQVYLTGLGKRNYFDARAFYFDIQDADTNSLAENQQPVAQVLDYSYTSEEPVLGGELNADVNLTNIHRNRQDEYTVLGVDRFPGLSGMSHRLTAEAEWQRTFIAPGGLTLTPLLAARGDILGLTMDDPGAAYSGSFYDDDAATRSMLTAGIEARYPILVATDNSSHIFEPIAQVYVRPDEEYAGGLPNEDAQSFVFDAASLFDRDKFSGFDRIEGGSRANLGLRYTGALGNGYSLRAIAGQSFHLDGLNSFATDDLVKVGADSGLETDRSDYVSMIGIDAPSGLTASFSGRFDEESFDLRRADTTLGYQGIKWQTALTYTRIQAQPAYGSPYDQDEIQTAAAYRFQDYWSIFGSVTYDINSDIITRDGIGITYDDQDTLFSLVYRRERDNQDSVANDWSIGARISFRTLGDINVGDTSFDGLN encoded by the coding sequence GTGGCGGCAGGCAACCGCAAACATAACAGGCTGCTGACGGCCATTCTGCTTTCCGGCGTTGCGTTTACGGCAATGATCCCCGGAATGATTGCGCCCGCATGGGCGCAAACCACCAATATCGATTCGCTCCAGCCATCCGTGCCCGAAGACGCCAAGATGCTGCTTTCGGCAAACGAGATGGTCTATAACCGTGACACCGAACGGGTCATTGTTCGCGGTGCGGTGCAGATCAATTATGGCGGCTACCAGATGGTGGCCCAGCAGGTCGAGTACAGTCAGAAAACCGGCCGAATCGTCGCGACCGGCGAGATCGAGTTGATCGAGCCCGGCGGCAACAAGGTTTATGCCGACCGCATGGACGTGACCGACGATTTCGGTAACGGCTTTGTCGAAGCGATGCGCATCGAAACGACGGATCTGACAAAGCTCGCGGCGGTCAACGGTGAGCGCGTGAACGGCGAGGAGATCATCCTCCACAATGCCGTCTACACCGCCTGCACACCCTGCGCGACCAATCCGGATCACAAGTCGCTCTGGCAGATCAAGGCGCAGCGCATCATCCAGAACGGCAAGACGCACACCGTTCGCCTGGAAAATGCCAAATTCGAACTGTTCGGCAAGCCGATCGTTTTTCTGCCCGTTATGGAAATTCCGGATCACACCGTGAAGCGCAAGAGCGGCTTCCTGTTTCCGACGCTGAAATACACCCAGAAGCTCGGTGCCGGCGTCAGCGTTCCCTATTATTGGGCGATCTCGCCTTATATGGATGCAACACTGACCGCGACCGGCCTTACCCGCCAGGGCTTCCTGATGGAAGGCGAGTTCCGCCAGAGCTTCGAAAGTGGCGAGCATATTCTGCGCATGGCAGGCATCAGCCAGATGGATCGCTCTTCCTTCTCGGCGGGAACGGTCGATGAGCAGGAACAGGCCCGAGGCATGATCGCCTCCAAGGCAAAATTCGAGATCAATCCGCGCTGGACCTTCGGCTGGGACGTGCTCGTCCAGAGCGACAACAATTTCGCCAAAACCTATGAGCTCTCGACCTTCGACGGTCGCACGCTGACCAACCAGGTCTACCTGACCGGTCTTGGCAAGCGTAACTACTTCGACGCCCGCGCCTTCTATTTTGACATCCAGGATGCTGATACCAACAGCCTGGCTGAAAACCAGCAGCCGGTGGCACAGGTTCTCGATTATTCCTACACCTCGGAAGAACCTGTGCTTGGCGGCGAGCTCAATGCCGACGTCAACCTGACGAATATCCATCGCAATCGTCAGGACGAGTACACGGTTCTCGGTGTCGATCGCTTCCCTGGCCTCAGCGGCATGTCGCATCGCCTGACGGCCGAAGCCGAATGGCAACGTACCTTCATCGCACCGGGCGGCCTGACACTCACCCCGCTTCTGGCGGCACGCGGTGACATTCTCGGACTGACGATGGATGACCCGGGCGCGGCGTATAGCGGGTCTTTCTACGATGATGATGCCGCTACTCGCAGCATGCTGACGGCCGGTATCGAGGCGCGCTATCCGATCCTCGTCGCCACCGACAACAGCAGCCACATCTTCGAGCCGATCGCTCAGGTCTATGTCCGGCCGGACGAAGAATATGCCGGCGGTTTGCCGAACGAAGACGCCCAAAGCTTCGTCTTCGATGCGGCCTCGCTTTTCGACCGCGACAAGTTCTCCGGCTTTGACCGGATTGAAGGCGGTAGCCGCGCCAATCTAGGCCTGCGCTACACCGGCGCACTGGGCAACGGCTATTCGCTGCGCGCAATCGCGGGCCAATCCTTCCATCTCGATGGGTTGAACTCTTTCGCAACCGACGATCTGGTCAAGGTGGGCGCAGATTCCGGCCTTGAAACCGATCGCTCCGATTATGTTTCGATGATCGGCATTGATGCGCCTTCCGGCTTGACGGCAAGCTTCAGCGGACGATTCGACGAGGAAAGCTTCGATCTTCGCCGCGCCGACACGACCCTTGGCTATCAGGGCATCAAGTGGCAGACGGCACTGACCTATACCCGTATCCAAGCGCAGCCGGCCTATGGTTCGCCTTACGATCAGGACGAAATCCAGACGGCGGCCGCCTATCGTTTTCAAGATTACTGGTCGATCTTCGGCTCGGTCACGTATGATATCAACAGCGACATCATTACCCGCGACGGTATCGGCATCACCTACGACGATCAGGATACGCTTTTCTCCCTGGTCTATCGTCGAGAGCGCGACAACCAGGATTCCGTCGCCAACGACTGGTCGATCGGCGCTCGGATCAGCTTCCGTACGCTGGGAGATATCAATGTGGGCGACACGAGCTTCGACGGCCTGAACTGA
- the lptG gene encoding LPS export ABC transporter permease LptG has protein sequence MLFSTLGRYFFTRYAITTFWFLTGIFSLIFIIDFSELSNRMSQLPHYSISGALLMTTFRIPMILQQTVPFVALFAGMASLISLNRRYELVVTRAAGISAWQFLQPFVFGSFLFGILAVVVLNPIASWGTSQAEALEASWGSSSSSRSRLSIPWLRQIYNKDDTIIGARSVQDGGQTLVGVTVIHFDPQGAIVSRQDAQSAKLEDGYWLLSKVTETRNGELPRILETAQLPTNLKPEFIQETLTKADSIQFFDLRHKIDVAKSFGLPTSGMETQFHSMLALPLLLVAMTLIAASVSLKFSRFNQSRPVILGGILSGFVLYVVTVLVKAFGSSGIVPPFVAAWLPVVVAMALGATILLHEEDG, from the coding sequence ATCCTGTTTTCAACACTCGGGCGTTATTTCTTCACGCGCTACGCGATCACCACCTTCTGGTTCCTGACCGGCATCTTTTCGCTGATTTTCATTATCGACTTCAGCGAACTTTCGAATCGGATGTCGCAGCTGCCGCACTATTCGATTTCGGGCGCACTGCTGATGACGACGTTTCGCATTCCGATGATTCTGCAACAGACCGTGCCCTTCGTTGCGCTGTTTGCCGGGATGGCCTCTCTGATTTCGCTCAATCGTCGCTACGAGCTCGTGGTGACGCGGGCGGCCGGGATTTCGGCCTGGCAGTTCCTGCAGCCCTTCGTCTTCGGTTCTTTCCTCTTCGGAATACTGGCCGTCGTCGTTCTCAATCCGATCGCCTCCTGGGGCACAAGCCAGGCGGAAGCGCTGGAAGCGTCGTGGGGCAGCAGTTCATCGTCGCGCTCGCGCCTGTCGATTCCGTGGCTTCGCCAGATCTATAACAAGGATGACACGATCATCGGTGCCCGCTCCGTTCAGGACGGGGGCCAGACCCTTGTTGGAGTGACGGTGATCCACTTCGATCCACAGGGCGCGATCGTTTCAAGACAGGATGCGCAGAGCGCAAAACTCGAAGATGGTTACTGGCTCCTTAGCAAGGTGACGGAAACTCGCAACGGAGAGCTGCCGCGGATTCTCGAAACGGCACAGCTTCCAACCAACCTGAAGCCGGAATTCATTCAGGAGACTCTGACGAAGGCTGATTCCATTCAGTTTTTCGACCTGCGGCACAAGATTGACGTGGCGAAGTCCTTTGGCTTGCCGACCAGCGGAATGGAAACGCAGTTTCATTCCATGCTGGCGCTGCCTCTTCTTCTCGTTGCGATGACGCTGATCGCTGCAAGCGTCTCGTTAAAATTTAGCCGGTTTAACCAATCCCGGCCGGTGATTCTCGGTGGCATCCTTTCGGGCTTCGTGCTTTATGTCGTCACCGTGCTTGTAAAAGCATTCGGGAGTAGCGGTATTGTTCCTCCCTTCGTTGCAGCCTGGCTGCCGGTCGTCGTGGCGATGGCATTGGGGGCAACGATTCTGTTGCATGAGGAAGATGGCTAG
- the lptF gene encoding LPS export ABC transporter permease LptF: MKLIERYILKRATGMFLATLLPLMAIVWVTQALTSINLVTDSGQSIFAFIKLATLILPSIVPLILPFALVIGVAQTLTAMNTDSELTVLNAAGSSRMTIIRPVLYLGIALSMLSFAVDNFVEPYSRMAVRKMIATAHADLLSSVVQENTFRKIADGLYVQVASRRGGGVLHGIFVADSRNPAYELVYYAREGAVDENSSALVMKDGEVHRKLPDGGVSIIKFDSYAFDLTDMSRMAGEVNIRAKDRDLPYLFHPDPKDPIFKKDPLSFTAELHRRFTEWTFPLLFALVALVFSSDARSHREARLHPMVAALLTCLFLRWATFYAANSAQESPAFVPVMYLIPLASGYLAVRQLFGNRRLEIPITWEKLIKDRMVRLGLMRSQPTADGGGTP; the protein is encoded by the coding sequence ATGAAACTGATCGAGCGCTATATATTGAAGCGGGCGACGGGCATGTTCCTCGCGACGCTTCTACCGCTGATGGCGATCGTCTGGGTGACGCAGGCCCTCACCAGCATCAATCTCGTGACCGACAGCGGCCAGTCCATTTTCGCCTTTATCAAGCTCGCGACCCTGATCCTGCCGTCGATCGTGCCTCTCATCCTGCCCTTCGCGCTGGTGATCGGCGTGGCACAGACGTTGACCGCGATGAACACCGATTCGGAACTGACCGTGCTGAATGCCGCCGGCAGTTCGCGCATGACCATTATCCGGCCGGTGCTCTATCTCGGCATCGCGCTCAGCATGCTTTCCTTTGCCGTCGACAATTTCGTCGAGCCCTATTCGCGCATGGCGGTGCGCAAGATGATCGCGACCGCCCATGCGGATCTGCTCTCCTCCGTTGTGCAGGAAAACACTTTCCGAAAGATTGCTGACGGCCTGTATGTCCAGGTCGCCTCGCGCCGCGGCGGCGGCGTACTGCACGGCATCTTCGTTGCCGATTCGCGAAATCCCGCCTATGAGCTCGTCTATTACGCGCGCGAAGGCGCGGTGGACGAAAACAGCTCGGCGCTGGTGATGAAGGATGGGGAAGTGCATCGCAAGCTGCCGGATGGCGGTGTGTCGATCATCAAGTTCGACTCCTACGCCTTCGATCTCACCGACATGAGTCGGATGGCCGGCGAGGTTAATATCCGCGCCAAGGACCGGGACCTTCCTTATCTTTTCCACCCGGACCCCAAGGATCCTATTTTCAAGAAGGACCCTCTGAGCTTTACCGCCGAGCTGCACCGCCGTTTCACGGAATGGACCTTCCCGCTGCTTTTCGCCCTCGTGGCCCTGGTTTTTTCAAGCGATGCACGGTCCCATCGCGAAGCACGCCTGCATCCGATGGTCGCTGCACTCCTGACCTGTCTCTTCCTTCGCTGGGCGACATTCTACGCTGCCAACAGCGCCCAGGAATCGCCCGCCTTCGTGCCGGTGATGTATCTGATCCCCCTCGCCTCCGGCTATCTGGCCGTGCGGCAGCTGTTTGGCAATCGCAGGCTCGAAATCCCCATTACCTGGGAAAAGCTCATCAAGGACCGGATGGTACGGCTCGGCCTGATGCGTTCGCAGCCGACGGCTGACGGAGGCGGGACACCATGA
- a CDS encoding leucyl aminopeptidase, with the protein MSFKFDIGFSKSAAVSGGVVILAKVVDGAVAGAADVDPAGILENAMRIGKFTGKSLAVLDVVAPHGSAADRILVLGLGKVPSIIAHDWLKAGGAAAAKVRNADAVTVFIDAPGIEVTAKAAVDFALGMEMNAYSFDTYKTKKDEDEEKAPKKPVKVTIVTSVAGEAKKLAGVMEAVAGGVFLARDLVNLPPNALGPVEFADKAKELEKLGVEVEILTEKDMKKLGMGALLGVAQGSVRPPRLAIMKWNGGKSKEQPVAFIGKGVVFDSGGISIKPGAGMEEMKGDMGGAAAVTGLMHVLAARKAKVNVIGIIGLVENMPDGNAQRPGDIVTSMSGQTIEIINTDAEGRLVLCDALWYCNDRFKPKFMINLATLTGAVMVALGSHHAGLFSNDDQLSAQLTEAGLATQERLWRLPLGKEYDKMIDSKFADMKNTGGRYGGSITAAQFLKRFVKDTPWAHLDIAGTAMGSPTDEINRSWASGFGVRLLDELVRAHYEA; encoded by the coding sequence ATGTCTTTCAAGTTCGATATCGGTTTCTCGAAGTCGGCCGCCGTGTCCGGCGGCGTTGTCATCCTGGCGAAGGTGGTCGATGGCGCTGTTGCCGGTGCAGCCGACGTGGACCCGGCCGGTATCCTCGAAAACGCCATGCGCATCGGCAAGTTCACCGGCAAGTCGCTGGCCGTGCTTGATGTCGTCGCACCTCACGGCTCGGCCGCTGATCGCATTCTGGTGCTCGGTCTCGGCAAGGTACCCTCCATCATCGCCCATGATTGGCTGAAGGCAGGTGGCGCCGCCGCCGCCAAGGTGCGCAATGCCGATGCGGTGACCGTTTTCATAGATGCTCCCGGGATCGAGGTCACGGCCAAGGCAGCAGTGGATTTCGCTCTTGGCATGGAGATGAACGCCTACAGCTTCGATACCTACAAGACCAAGAAGGATGAAGACGAGGAAAAGGCGCCGAAAAAGCCGGTGAAGGTCACCATCGTCACATCAGTTGCCGGCGAAGCGAAGAAACTCGCAGGCGTCATGGAAGCGGTCGCGGGTGGTGTCTTCCTCGCCCGCGACCTCGTCAATCTGCCACCGAACGCGCTGGGACCGGTCGAGTTTGCTGACAAGGCCAAGGAGCTGGAGAAGCTCGGTGTCGAAGTCGAAATCCTCACCGAAAAGGATATGAAGAAGCTCGGCATGGGCGCGCTGCTTGGCGTTGCTCAAGGGTCGGTGCGCCCGCCACGGCTGGCGATCATGAAATGGAACGGCGGCAAGTCCAAGGAGCAGCCGGTTGCCTTCATCGGCAAGGGCGTCGTCTTCGACAGTGGCGGCATCTCGATCAAGCCGGGTGCCGGCATGGAAGAGATGAAGGGCGATATGGGTGGCGCTGCCGCCGTCACCGGCCTTATGCATGTGCTCGCCGCCCGCAAGGCCAAGGTCAACGTCATCGGCATCATCGGCCTTGTCGAGAACATGCCGGATGGCAATGCCCAGCGCCCCGGCGATATCGTCACGTCCATGTCCGGCCAGACCATCGAGATCATCAATACGGATGCCGAAGGCCGCCTCGTGCTCTGCGATGCGCTCTGGTATTGCAACGATCGCTTCAAGCCGAAGTTCATGATCAATCTGGCAACGCTGACCGGCGCCGTCATGGTCGCGCTCGGCAGTCATCATGCCGGCCTGTTCTCCAATGATGACCAACTGTCCGCGCAGTTGACCGAGGCAGGCCTTGCCACGCAGGAACGCCTCTGGCGCCTGCCGCTGGGCAAGGAATACGACAAGATGATCGACAGCAAGTTCGCCGACATGAAAAATACCGGCGGCCGTTACGGCGGCTCGATCACGGCGGCGCAGTTCCTCAAGCGCTTCGTCAAGGATACGCCGTGGGCGCATCTCGATATTGCCGGCACGGCCATGGGCTCACCGACGGACGAGATCAACCGCTCCTGGGCCTCCGGCTTCGGGGTGCGCCTGCTCGACGAGCTTGTCCGCGCCCACTACGAGGCTTGA
- a CDS encoding DNA polymerase III subunit chi, whose amino-acid sequence MTEILFYHLTESKLEDALPGLLDRSVERGWRVVVQTVDEERRDRLDQHLWVYRDDSFLAHGTPDMALAEEQPVLLTADTENLNGATVRFMVDGAAPPDVSPYERVVFLFDGYDNTQLEAARANWKRLKGEGHALTYWQQNDDGRWVKKA is encoded by the coding sequence GTGACGGAAATCCTTTTCTACCATCTGACCGAATCGAAGCTCGAAGACGCGCTTCCCGGCCTGCTCGATCGAAGTGTCGAGCGTGGCTGGCGCGTGGTTGTGCAGACGGTGGACGAGGAACGCCGCGACCGCCTGGATCAGCATCTATGGGTTTATCGTGACGACAGTTTCCTTGCTCACGGCACGCCCGACATGGCCCTTGCCGAGGAGCAGCCGGTGCTGCTCACGGCCGATACTGAAAACTTGAATGGTGCCACCGTCCGCTTCATGGTCGACGGCGCGGCGCCCCCCGACGTCTCGCCATACGAACGCGTCGTTTTCTTGTTCGACGGCTACGACAATACCCAGCTTGAAGCGGCCCGCGCCAATTGGAAACGCCTGAAGGGCGAGGGGCATGCACTGACCTACTGGCAGCAGAACGACGATGGTCGCTGGGTGAAGAAGGCGTAA